A stretch of the Candidatus Nezhaarchaeales archaeon genome encodes the following:
- the pcn gene encoding proliferating cell nuclear antigen (pcna): protein MPGVKIITQDPKTWRNIIEALSTLIDEAVFTFTAEGVKLRAMDPSRIAMVDLTLAKSYFEDYVCDAETHVGVNLNELGKIMKRAAGDKLEVEAVEGRLRVTFKGKVRRSFSIPLLDLGYEELPTPNISFNVEAKMLADAVKEALKDAELVSDYVKVEASINTLSFYASSDRGEASASFVKEEGALLDLNVKEPSKALYSLSYLSDMMKAAAASEIVTLRFSTDMPLSLAFEIPQGGKITYYLAPRLEG, encoded by the coding sequence ATGCCGGGCGTAAAAATTATTACGCAGGACCCTAAAACGTGGAGAAACATAATTGAAGCACTATCGACACTTATAGATGAAGCGGTTTTCACGTTCACGGCGGAGGGAGTTAAGCTTCGTGCTATGGATCCCTCCAGGATAGCCATGGTCGACCTTACCTTGGCTAAAAGCTACTTTGAGGATTATGTTTGCGACGCTGAAACGCATGTTGGGGTAAATTTGAACGAGCTTGGAAAGATCATGAAGAGGGCTGCTGGAGATAAACTAGAAGTGGAGGCGGTGGAAGGAAGGCTTCGAGTAACGTTTAAGGGTAAGGTGCGGCGTAGCTTTTCAATTCCGTTACTAGATTTAGGATACGAAGAGTTACCGACGCCAAACATAAGCTTTAACGTAGAGGCTAAAATGCTGGCTGACGCTGTAAAGGAGGCATTAAAGGATGCGGAGCTCGTTAGTGACTACGTTAAAGTGGAGGCTTCAATTAACACCCTCTCATTCTATGCTTCAAGCGATAGAGGGGAGGCTTCAGCTTCCTTTGTAAAGGAGGAGGGGGCCCTTCTAGACCTTAACGTGAAGGAGCCCTCAAAAGCCCTTTACAGCCTTAGTTACCTAAGCGATATGATGAAGGCGGCAGCAGCTTCGGAGATCGTAACATTACGCTTTTCAACCGATATGCCGTTAAGCTTAGCCTTCGAAATACCTCAAGGAGGTAAAATAACGTACTACTTGGCTCCTAGGCTTGAAGGATAA
- the fen gene encoding flap endonuclease-1 — translation MGVDLADLVPKRVISLSDLSGKALAIDAYNALHQFIAIIRQPDGTPLKDRLGRITSHLSGLFYRTVNLIELGIKPVYVFDGKPPELKEFEIIKRMRQKEEALKKYEEAMAMGDLKLAKTYAQQTGRLTEEMVKESKTLLDFMGVPWVQAPSEGEAQAALMAVKGDVYAVASQDYDSLLFGAPRLVRNLTISGRRKLPRKEVYVEVAPELIELAGLLKELGITREQLIDIGILVGTDFNPEGVRGIGPKKALKLIKEYGTLKNLLPNLKEAVFPVEPSIIERIFLNPEVSLNYKLDWREPNREGIVKLLCGEYGFSEERVVNAVNRALKAFREAKSKVTLEAFFKSP, via the coding sequence ATGGGTGTGGATTTAGCCGATCTAGTCCCGAAGAGGGTGATAAGCCTCTCCGATTTAAGCGGTAAAGCTTTAGCGATAGATGCGTATAACGCCCTCCATCAGTTTATAGCGATAATTAGGCAGCCTGATGGAACTCCTTTAAAGGATCGGCTTGGTAGGATTACGAGCCATCTTTCAGGCCTCTTCTATAGGACCGTTAACCTTATCGAGCTCGGGATAAAGCCTGTTTACGTATTCGATGGTAAACCCCCTGAGCTTAAGGAGTTTGAAATAATTAAAAGGATGAGGCAGAAGGAGGAAGCTTTAAAAAAGTACGAGGAGGCCATGGCTATGGGGGACCTTAAACTAGCTAAAACCTATGCTCAGCAAACAGGACGTTTAACCGAGGAGATGGTTAAGGAGTCTAAAACGTTACTCGACTTCATGGGGGTACCCTGGGTACAAGCACCCTCAGAAGGTGAGGCTCAAGCAGCCTTAATGGCAGTTAAAGGCGATGTTTACGCGGTAGCAAGTCAAGACTATGATTCACTACTTTTCGGAGCCCCTAGGCTAGTGAGAAACTTAACGATATCCGGACGGCGTAAACTACCGAGGAAGGAGGTGTATGTCGAGGTTGCCCCTGAGCTCATAGAGTTAGCAGGCCTGCTGAAGGAGCTAGGCATAACCAGGGAGCAATTGATCGATATCGGGATATTGGTAGGCACCGACTTTAACCCTGAAGGAGTACGAGGCATAGGGCCTAAGAAGGCTTTGAAGCTCATAAAGGAGTATGGAACGCTTAAAAACCTCCTACCAAATCTTAAGGAAGCCGTTTTCCCTGTAGAACCCTCAATAATTGAGAGGATATTTCTAAACCCCGAGGTTTCCTTAAACTATAAGCTTGATTGGCGTGAACCTAATCGAGAGGGCATCGTTAAACTTTTATGCGGAGAGTACGGCTTCTCCGAGGAGAGAGTTGTAAACGCCGTTAATCGGGCTTTAAAAGCCTTTCGCGAAGCTAAATCTAAGGTAACGCTTGAAGCCTTCTTTAAGTCCCCTTAA
- a CDS encoding DNA primase small subunit PriS, whose translation MVKKLFKDFYAKNAWKIRPPTSIEKREFAFILIEGGEMVRHKGFSSLNGLIDYIKSEIPLHVYYSSAYYANPAAKEMELKEWLGADLVFDIDADHIPTRCKEEHDAWRCNNCGAQDRGLLPASCPRCGSKHVTASSSWLCYQCLEAAKDEAIKLIEDFLIPDFGFSTSEISISFSGRRGYHIHIESPKILSLDPYARREIVDYIKATELIPDAQGFEPGLKVPTIGDYGWRGKLAKGLYLYLSQASVSELSDVAGPDITGGGLETWRNNLLKNLEGGSGPWLLPSSSEAAKKLFERAVAYQRCNIDERVTTDVKRLIRLPGSLHGGTGLQVLSLSLNDLERFNPLKSAVAFRTGHLKCFVKHAPQIAMMDQTFGPYHEARVELPLAVALYLLLQGLAEAVGDNS comes from the coding sequence TTGGTAAAGAAGTTATTTAAAGATTTTTACGCTAAAAACGCGTGGAAGATACGTCCTCCTACGAGTATTGAGAAGAGGGAGTTCGCCTTCATACTTATAGAAGGGGGAGAAATGGTTAGGCATAAGGGCTTCTCATCTTTAAACGGTTTAATAGATTACATTAAAAGCGAAATCCCGCTTCATGTATACTACTCATCAGCCTACTACGCAAATCCCGCCGCTAAGGAAATGGAGCTTAAGGAATGGCTAGGCGCGGATTTGGTATTTGATATAGACGCGGACCATATACCAACGCGTTGCAAGGAGGAGCATGATGCTTGGCGCTGTAATAACTGTGGAGCGCAAGATAGAGGTTTGCTTCCGGCATCGTGTCCTCGATGTGGAAGCAAGCATGTAACGGCCTCATCGTCATGGCTTTGCTACCAATGCTTAGAGGCTGCGAAGGATGAGGCTATAAAGCTTATTGAAGACTTCCTAATCCCTGACTTCGGTTTTTCCACGAGCGAAATCTCCATATCGTTCTCCGGTAGGCGCGGTTATCATATTCACATCGAGTCGCCTAAGATTTTAAGCCTAGATCCCTACGCTAGGAGGGAAATAGTGGATTATATTAAGGCTACAGAGCTAATCCCTGATGCGCAGGGCTTTGAACCGGGGCTTAAAGTCCCCACAATAGGCGATTACGGTTGGCGTGGTAAGCTAGCTAAGGGCTTATACCTTTATTTAAGTCAGGCATCAGTGAGCGAGCTAAGCGATGTAGCCGGCCCCGATATTACAGGAGGGGGACTTGAAACATGGCGTAATAACCTACTTAAAAACCTTGAAGGGGGTTCAGGGCCTTGGCTACTACCAAGTAGTAGTGAGGCGGCTAAAAAACTATTTGAACGCGCCGTAGCGTATCAAAGGTGCAACATCGATGAGAGGGTTACAACCGATGTTAAACGCTTAATAAGGCTTCCCGGCTCGCTTCACGGCGGTACGGGACTTCAAGTCTTAAGCTTATCCTTAAACGACTTGGAGCGCTTTAACCCTTTAAAGAGCGCTGTAGCGTTCAGAACGGGGCATTTAAAGTGCTTCGTAAAACACGCGCCTCAAATAGCGATGATGGATCAAACCTTCGGCCCTTACCATGAAGCTCGCGTCGAACTCCCTTTAGCGGTCGCGTTATACCTATTGCTTCAAGGCCTTGCGGAAGCAGTAGGTGATAACTCGTAA
- a CDS encoding transcription factor S produces MSTIPLCPNCKNLLFPRNEQGKVYLYCRNCTYKRPVEQVAEGLQVSRRLQHKPQEKIVVIEDVNRKTMTTTKAACAKCGNNEAYYWFVQTRRADEGSTRFFRCTRCGFTWREYD; encoded by the coding sequence ATGAGCACAATACCTCTATGCCCAAACTGCAAGAACCTCCTATTCCCTAGGAACGAGCAGGGTAAAGTTTACTTATACTGCCGAAACTGTACGTATAAGCGGCCAGTGGAACAAGTAGCTGAAGGACTACAGGTGTCTAGGCGCTTACAACATAAACCTCAGGAGAAGATAGTAGTTATCGAGGATGTGAACCGAAAAACTATGACCACCACTAAGGCCGCTTGCGCCAAATGCGGGAATAATGAGGCATATTACTGGTTTGTACAAACAAGAAGGGCTGATGAGGGATCTACTAGGTTTTTCAGATGTACGAGGTGCGGTTTTACCTGGAGGGAGTATGATTAA
- a CDS encoding exosome complex RNA-binding protein Csl4, producing MGWLLTSDDRPQITLRVADAKERGIGGGDLVFPGDVLGVIEEFTAGDGTYTYDGKVVACRLGIVEIDSINRRVMVTLVGRVPTLPKKGDIVLGVVTGIRRDLAEVNIHQIEGGASFSTPFEAILPVSKISTHFIRHVAEAVKLGDMIRAKVLLDSPHLTLSIKEEGLGVIAASCPLCSSLMGYYRGKLVCDNCRLTVKGRKISPFYVRKPTYLNLTSYVEHGLKNSEGGFT from the coding sequence GTGGGGTGGTTATTAACGTCTGACGATCGACCTCAAATAACCCTCCGAGTTGCCGACGCGAAGGAGAGGGGCATAGGCGGGGGTGATCTAGTATTTCCGGGTGATGTATTAGGTGTTATTGAAGAGTTTACGGCTGGAGATGGAACCTACACATACGATGGAAAGGTGGTAGCATGTAGGCTGGGCATCGTGGAAATTGATAGTATTAATAGGAGGGTGATGGTTACTCTTGTGGGTAGGGTTCCCACCCTGCCGAAGAAGGGTGATATCGTTTTAGGTGTTGTAACTGGCATTAGAAGGGATCTAGCCGAGGTTAATATTCATCAAATAGAGGGAGGGGCTTCCTTTTCAACACCCTTTGAAGCCATTCTACCGGTAAGTAAGATAAGTACGCACTTCATAAGGCATGTGGCCGAAGCCGTGAAGCTGGGTGATATGATAAGGGCTAAAGTGCTTCTTGATAGTCCGCATCTTACACTCTCAATAAAGGAGGAAGGATTAGGCGTTATCGCTGCTTCCTGCCCCCTTTGCTCCTCATTAATGGGCTACTACCGTGGTAAGCTTGTTTGTGATAATTGCCGATTAACGGTTAAGGGGAGGAAGATTTCACCCTTCTACGTTAGGAAACCAACGTATCTTAACCTTACATCGTATGTAGAACATGGCTTAAAAAATAGTGAAGGAGGCTTTACGTAA
- a CDS encoding 30S ribosomal protein S27e produces the protein MSKLKQLIPTPKSTFIQVRCPDCGNTQTIFSHAATLIRCQVCSRVLAKPTGGKVKVDAKIVKTF, from the coding sequence ATGTCAAAGCTTAAACAGTTAATACCGACGCCGAAGAGTACGTTTATTCAGGTACGTTGCCCGGATTGCGGTAATACACAAACTATTTTTAGCCATGCGGCTACGCTTATACGTTGCCAAGTTTGTAGTAGAGTGCTAGCTAAACCTACTGGTGGTAAAGTTAAGGTGGACGCTAAAATAGTTAAAACCTTTTAA
- a CDS encoding DNA-directed RNA polymerase subunit L, with amino-acid sequence MELVIVKREKNELVFEVKGETHTFCNALRQALIEDKAVTFAAYKVGHPLNPISLFMVKTDGSKTPEEALAEAAKKLVALLQEFKEAFNNAIKT; translated from the coding sequence ATGGAGCTCGTAATTGTAAAAAGGGAAAAAAATGAGTTGGTATTCGAAGTTAAGGGGGAAACCCATACATTCTGTAACGCTTTACGTCAGGCTCTGATAGAGGATAAAGCTGTTACCTTTGCCGCTTATAAAGTGGGTCACCCGCTAAATCCTATCTCTCTTTTCATGGTTAAAACCGATGGATCTAAAACCCCTGAGGAGGCGCTAGCAGAGGCAGCTAAAAAGCTAGTGGCTTTATTACAAGAGTTTAAAGAGGCTTTTAACAACGCTATTAAAACTTGA
- a CDS encoding translation initiation factor IF-2 subunit alpha, with translation MVKKRESSLQVGSIVVGTVKEVFDKGAYVTLDEYSGREGYVPLGEISSSWFHNIRDFLKERQKAIFKVINIDKDKGHLYLSLRRVTSAERERKTLEWKRAQKSDVILSFAAKKLGKTLDKAYEEAGWRLEDYFGEIYAGLEEAVKSGVEVLLKAGIPKDWANAIFEVASEHVTIAKVKISGILELKCLKANGVEAIRKALLSALNVANEKGYEVKIYAVGAPRYRVDVYAEEYKKAEAILKEVADTALTLITKEGGEGVFHRMER, from the coding sequence TTGGTCAAGAAACGTGAATCGTCACTCCAAGTAGGAAGCATAGTAGTAGGCACGGTTAAAGAGGTGTTTGATAAAGGCGCTTACGTAACGCTTGATGAGTATTCTGGAAGAGAGGGTTATGTACCCCTCGGCGAAATTTCGTCGTCATGGTTCCATAACATACGCGACTTCCTGAAGGAAAGGCAGAAGGCAATTTTCAAGGTTATAAACATAGATAAGGATAAGGGCCATCTATACCTATCACTTAGAAGGGTTACGAGCGCTGAAAGGGAGCGTAAAACCTTAGAGTGGAAGAGGGCGCAAAAGTCTGACGTAATACTTTCGTTCGCGGCTAAGAAGCTCGGTAAAACGCTTGACAAGGCTTACGAAGAGGCTGGTTGGCGCCTTGAAGATTACTTCGGAGAAATATACGCGGGGTTAGAGGAAGCCGTTAAAAGCGGTGTCGAAGTACTTTTAAAGGCTGGTATTCCTAAGGATTGGGCTAATGCGATATTTGAAGTAGCAAGCGAACACGTAACAATAGCTAAAGTGAAAATCTCCGGGATCCTTGAACTTAAATGCTTAAAGGCTAATGGTGTAGAAGCCATTAGGAAAGCACTTTTATCCGCGCTTAACGTAGCCAATGAAAAAGGATACGAAGTTAAAATATATGCGGTGGGCGCACCTAGGTATCGTGTTGACGTTTACGCCGAAGAATATAAAAAAGCCGAGGCCATTTTAAAGGAGGTTGCCGACACCGCATTAACGCTTATAACTAAGGAGGGCGGCGAAGGCGTATTTCACCGCATGGAGAGGTAG
- a CDS encoding 50S ribosomal protein L44e, with the protein MRLLLEGEGELMRVPQLITTYCPRCKTHTQHSVGIYKGGKRRALAQGERRYARKKKGYGSKRRPEQKRFAKVTKKQVLKLSCKKCGFISHRRGIRLKKLEVVEVVKK; encoded by the coding sequence ATGCGTCTCCTCTTGGAGGGGGAAGGTGAATTAATGAGGGTCCCGCAGCTAATTACCACCTACTGCCCTCGATGTAAGACTCATACACAGCATAGCGTTGGCATCTATAAAGGGGGGAAGCGCCGTGCCCTCGCTCAGGGTGAACGTAGGTACGCTAGGAAGAAGAAAGGATATGGATCTAAGCGTAGGCCTGAACAGAAACGCTTCGCTAAAGTAACTAAGAAGCAAGTCCTTAAACTATCCTGTAAGAAGTGCGGCTTTATCTCCCATAGGAGGGGGATAAGGTTAAAGAAGCTCGAAGTAGTTGAAGTGGTGAAGAAATAG
- a CDS encoding STT3 domain-containing protein, producing the protein MKKLLTTFKRPPQGALLIIISLTFTFITALSLRLLPWLYGYDVLTEFDPYFQYWMTKYVVERGWKGFIDWFSWSLDPRFWYPYGRDVAISAFPGVAFTGAFLYFIASALGFNTHLMLFCALVPPFMGALTTFAIYFLGREVESKEVGLYAALFLAVNVAYLQRTVFGFYDDESVGILAMVCSLTFYVRALRRGSWINATLAGAFLAYMASSWGAYLYLFAILVLHAVVTVLLRQYSSKLLIVYSTTIGVFMMLASQIPKIGLNLPFSGIGIAAIVALVLLMISEVGERMGKKELAYLASIVLLIAIGILITVSVEFSKFLGLTARYLSVLNPFIRRTLPIVESVAEHRATVWTSMTGEYLALPLFALFGLYILIKRRGDVIASLLCVLFLASLYAAGSMSRLTLLLAPMLCLLGAIGLKHLITPFLELMFKPIPVKRRVKLGLGRNYGVATLTLILLLLVPTVSMPYALKAANTPPILATSSLPLARPAPDWLSALSWMRENLHNAVVATWWDYGYWVAVVGNCNSTCDNSTTNTTQIVQIARAFLSNESVALKIYRQLGVTHVAVFGWFVRVGEGLYVSYGYDDVSKSYWMAKIGGLNPDDYIGEWGPIVLPKGPKAEEAVLFRMLYTSDPEVGRALYIRDVEVTERGVMVKEFFTPKPLEHFKLVYASEPNRYVLIYEVVYD; encoded by the coding sequence ATGAAAAAGTTGTTAACTACCTTTAAAAGGCCCCCTCAAGGCGCTTTACTTATAATTATCTCCTTAACCTTCACCTTCATTACCGCTTTAAGCTTAAGACTCCTACCCTGGCTTTACGGCTACGACGTATTAACGGAATTCGACCCCTACTTTCAATACTGGATGACAAAGTACGTCGTTGAACGCGGATGGAAAGGCTTTATCGACTGGTTTTCATGGAGCCTTGATCCAAGGTTTTGGTATCCTTACGGTAGAGATGTAGCGATTAGCGCGTTTCCAGGCGTAGCGTTTACTGGGGCGTTTCTATACTTTATAGCTTCCGCTCTAGGTTTTAACACACATCTCATGCTCTTTTGCGCGTTAGTCCCTCCGTTCATGGGGGCTTTAACCACATTCGCTATCTACTTCCTGGGCCGCGAGGTGGAAAGTAAAGAGGTAGGGCTTTACGCGGCGCTTTTCTTAGCGGTTAACGTAGCCTACCTTCAACGGACGGTATTCGGGTTTTACGACGATGAAAGCGTCGGCATTTTAGCCATGGTATGCTCTTTAACCTTTTACGTGAGGGCTTTAAGGAGAGGTAGCTGGATCAACGCTACATTAGCCGGAGCATTCTTAGCCTACATGGCGTCAAGCTGGGGGGCATACCTATACCTATTCGCAATCCTCGTACTTCACGCCGTGGTAACCGTCCTATTAAGGCAGTATTCAAGTAAGTTACTGATCGTTTACTCAACGACAATCGGGGTATTCATGATGTTAGCCTCCCAGATACCTAAGATCGGTTTGAACTTGCCATTTTCAGGCATCGGAATCGCCGCGATAGTAGCCTTAGTACTATTGATGATTTCGGAGGTAGGAGAAAGGATGGGTAAAAAGGAGCTCGCCTATCTCGCCTCAATAGTTTTACTCATCGCTATCGGCATCTTGATCACAGTATCGGTAGAGTTCTCAAAGTTTCTGGGGTTAACCGCTAGATATCTATCAGTGCTTAACCCCTTCATAAGGCGGACCTTGCCTATAGTGGAATCTGTAGCTGAGCATAGAGCTACCGTTTGGACCTCCATGACTGGTGAATATTTAGCTCTACCGCTCTTCGCGCTCTTCGGCCTTTACATACTCATTAAGAGGCGCGGCGACGTCATCGCTTCACTCTTATGCGTTCTATTCTTAGCGTCTCTTTACGCCGCCGGCTCCATGTCGAGGCTTACGCTACTGCTAGCACCCATGCTTTGCTTACTTGGCGCAATAGGCCTTAAGCACCTCATCACTCCCTTCCTAGAACTTATGTTTAAGCCCATCCCCGTAAAGCGGCGGGTAAAGCTGGGTTTAGGAAGGAACTACGGCGTAGCGACGTTAACCCTCATACTACTTTTACTAGTTCCAACGGTAAGCATGCCTTACGCGTTAAAAGCGGCTAATACACCGCCTATACTCGCTACTTCAAGCCTACCTCTAGCAAGACCGGCCCCTGACTGGTTATCCGCTCTATCCTGGATGAGGGAGAACCTACATAACGCCGTGGTCGCTACATGGTGGGATTACGGATACTGGGTTGCGGTTGTAGGGAATTGTAATTCTACATGTGATAATTCGACTACGAATACTACTCAGATCGTACAGATAGCTAGGGCTTTCCTATCTAATGAAAGCGTTGCGCTTAAAATCTATAGGCAGTTAGGCGTTACGCATGTTGCGGTGTTCGGTTGGTTCGTAAGGGTTGGGGAAGGATTGTACGTCTCCTATGGTTACGACGACGTATCTAAGAGTTACTGGATGGCTAAGATCGGTGGCTTAAACCCCGACGACTACATAGGGGAGTGGGGTCCGATCGTATTGCCTAAGGGGCCTAAAGCTGAGGAAGCAGTTCTGTTTAGAATGTTATATACATCAGACCCAGAGGTAGGTCGGGCCTTATATATAAGGGATGTGGAGGTAACTGAACGGGGGGTTATGGTTAAAGAGTTCTTTACTCCTAAGCCCTTAGAGCATTTTAAGCTTGTTTATGCTAGTGAGCCTAATAGGTACGTACTTATCTACGAGGTTGTCTACGATTAA
- a CDS encoding DUF371 domain-containing protein, whose product MEFFDVVIGYGHVNVKATHPTTIEVTKEPYLTPRGDCIIAVKADKAAADLNEGFKKLAKSPLTVIKAIIEVNGLREVVTGRGDERLTFTDPRSMVFRRSVYACSRTVMVKCDKAAADLSRALVSMLKRGVSVRVMLVASPLNVKGT is encoded by the coding sequence TTGGAGTTTTTCGACGTTGTCATCGGGTATGGACATGTTAACGTTAAGGCTACTCATCCGACTACGATCGAAGTGACTAAAGAGCCCTACTTGACGCCGCGGGGCGATTGCATAATAGCCGTTAAAGCAGATAAAGCAGCCGCGGACCTGAATGAAGGCTTTAAAAAGTTGGCTAAGTCCCCTTTAACCGTTATTAAGGCCATCATAGAAGTAAACGGTTTAAGGGAAGTAGTAACAGGACGTGGTGATGAAAGGTTAACGTTTACTGATCCTAGAAGCATGGTGTTTAGACGGAGCGTTTACGCGTGTAGTAGAACGGTGATGGTGAAATGCGATAAGGCTGCAGCCGATTTAAGCCGCGCATTAGTGTCAATGTTGAAGAGAGGTGTCAGCGTAAGGGTAATGCTAGTAGCGTCACCCCTTAATGTTAAGGGGACTTAA
- a CDS encoding DNA primase large subunit PriL, giving the protein MLSREDLAKYPFTSEASAYIRAKGVTLEDLVKPGYEKVVERAIERIREALEGKGKTVAERVIEGAFDLDVEILSYPVAVFLLSIIKDDYLLQRFAERESLKVERRLKAESEDKLAEIAINAFNWRLMMVEEGGAGGREYRYRMDFADYLSVAMGFKSSYWKLVNRTLYSGTVLITKNELAKLVSEALRKRLIEKVKEAHVEEFPEELKDVVESVRSELERLKARLPQMPVKLEDRQAAYPPCILNLLEEVEAGRNLSHMARFTLATFMLSVGKTVEEVIDLFRRLPDFDEKKTYYHVKHVAGEVGSKTKYTPPRCDTLKTFHLCVNPDALCLKVKHPLSYYRRKVSVEEKAKNC; this is encoded by the coding sequence ATGCTTTCAAGAGAGGACTTAGCGAAGTACCCCTTCACTTCAGAGGCCTCCGCTTACATTAGAGCTAAAGGCGTAACCCTCGAAGACCTAGTTAAACCTGGTTATGAGAAGGTGGTAGAGAGAGCTATTGAACGGATTAGGGAGGCTCTTGAAGGGAAGGGTAAAACTGTAGCTGAAAGGGTTATTGAAGGCGCTTTTGATTTAGACGTAGAAATACTCTCCTACCCGGTAGCCGTATTTCTGCTCTCCATCATTAAGGACGACTACCTACTGCAAAGGTTTGCGGAAAGGGAGTCTTTAAAGGTTGAACGGAGGTTAAAAGCTGAAAGTGAAGATAAACTAGCTGAAATCGCGATCAACGCGTTTAACTGGAGGCTGATGATGGTTGAAGAGGGCGGGGCTGGAGGGCGGGAATATCGATACCGCATGGACTTCGCTGATTACCTCAGCGTGGCCATGGGCTTTAAATCCTCATATTGGAAGCTGGTAAATCGCACTTTATACTCGGGCACCGTACTAATAACTAAGAATGAACTAGCTAAACTAGTATCCGAAGCGTTAAGAAAACGGTTAATAGAGAAGGTGAAAGAAGCCCATGTCGAGGAGTTTCCTGAAGAGCTTAAGGACGTGGTGGAAAGCGTTAGATCGGAGCTTGAACGTCTAAAAGCCCGTCTACCTCAAATGCCAGTGAAGCTGGAGGATAGGCAAGCCGCTTACCCACCATGCATATTAAACCTACTTGAGGAGGTGGAAGCCGGTAGGAATTTATCGCATATGGCGCGCTTCACCCTAGCGACCTTCATGCTTAGCGTAGGGAAAACCGTTGAGGAAGTAATTGACTTGTTCAGAAGGCTACCGGACTTCGACGAGAAGAAAACGTATTACCACGTTAAGCATGTAGCTGGCGAAGTAGGATCTAAAACTAAGTATACCCCTCCGAGGTGTGACACCCTTAAAACTTTTCATCTATGCGTAAACCCAGACGCCCTATGCCTTAAGGTTAAGCATCCCTTATCCTACTATAGACGCAAAGTCTCTGTTGAGGAAAAAGCTAAAAACTGTTGA
- a CDS encoding METTL5 family protein — MGAIMVPLNPASLVKRKKHLAILLDKLPKHPSPSATLEQYVIPGGKAAEILWLIDRVYRDVRGKVIVDLGCGTGRLALGSVMLGADYVIGVDVDLVALKIALKSAETLGLREATSWVQAEISRLNLRGVDVVIQNPPFGVQQRHADRTFLKKAVELAPIIYSLHKSGEGNRAFIRKYVESLKAKPVLVKELRLELPPIFNFHRERRHRVDVDLWRIER; from the coding sequence TTGGGGGCTATTATGGTGCCGTTAAACCCAGCGTCCTTAGTTAAACGTAAGAAGCATTTAGCTATTTTACTGGATAAACTACCTAAACATCCTAGCCCTTCAGCTACATTGGAGCAGTACGTCATACCTGGGGGTAAAGCTGCGGAGATACTATGGCTAATTGATCGCGTTTATAGGGATGTAAGAGGTAAGGTTATCGTTGACCTAGGCTGTGGGACTGGTAGACTTGCTTTAGGGTCTGTAATGTTGGGAGCTGATTACGTTATAGGGGTGGATGTGGACCTCGTAGCTCTTAAGATTGCCTTAAAAAGTGCGGAAACATTAGGTTTAAGGGAGGCTACGTCGTGGGTTCAAGCGGAAATCTCACGGTTAAACCTTAGAGGCGTAGACGTTGTAATACAAAATCCTCCCTTCGGCGTTCAACAACGTCATGCTGACCGTACCTTCCTAAAAAAAGCAGTGGAACTAGCTCCTATCATTTACAGTTTACATAAAAGTGGGGAGGGTAATAGAGCTTTTATAAGGAAGTACGTGGAAAGCCTTAAAGCTAAACCGGTACTCGTTAAAGAATTAAGGTTGGAGCTTCCACCTATCTTCAATTTTCATAGGGAGAGACGGCATCGAGTTGACGTGGATCTATGGCGTATTGAAAGGTAA